Genomic DNA from Mycobacterium stomatepiae:
TGCCGAGTCCGTACACCAGGTCGGAGGTCAGGTGGGGCCGCGAGGTGTGCCCGCCCGCCGAGTACAGCGTGATGTGGACGTGGTCGGCCGCCGAGGTGATCGGGCCCTGCCGGATCGCGACCTTGCCGACCTCCAGCCGGGGATCGCAGTGCAGCGCGAAAATCCGGGACACCCCGCTCAGCGCTCCGGCCGCGATCGCGTCGATCGCACCGCCGGGCATCAGCTCCTCGGCCGCCTGAAAGATCAACCGCACCCCGACCGGCAGCTCGGGCACCGACGCCAGCGCCTGCGCGGCGCCCAGCAGGATCGCGGTGTGCGCGTCGTGCCCGCAGGCGTGTGCGACATTCGGCATCGTCGAGGCGTACGGCGCATCGGTCCGCTCGGCCATCGGCAGCGCGTCCATGTCGGCCCGCAGCGCGATCCGGGGTCCGTTATCGGGGCCGAAATCACACGTCAACCCGGTACCGCCGGGAAGCACCTTCGGGTTCAGGCCCGCGTCGGCCAACCGCTCGGCGACGAACTGCGTGGCGGCGTACTCCTGCCGGCCCAGCTCGGGGTAGCGGTGGATGTGCCGGCGCCACTCGACCAGGTCGTCGTCGTGGGCGGCCAGCCAGGATTCGGCGGCGTCGATCAGGCTCATCGGGCGCCCCGGCGTTCCAACTCGGCCATCACCCGGTCGCGTTCGGCCCGGTCCTGTGCGAGGTGGACAACCGTGCGCGCCAGCATCACCGCGCCGTCGAGGACCGCACGGTCACCGCTCGGACCACCGGCGGCGGCGGTGAAGGCACGCTGATGCACCGTGGCGCCACCCGCCTCGACACCGATGATCGGATGGATGCCGGGCAGCACCTGCGTCACGTTGCCCATGTCGGTACTGCCCATCGGCAGCGCCGCCTCGAATGCCGGCGCCACCGGCTCCCGGCCCAGCCGGCGCATCTCTTCCCGGCAGATGTCGGCCAGCCAGCGGTCGGGCCGCAGCTCGGCGTATGCCGGTGACGGCGTGTCGATTTCGTATTGGCAACCGGTGGCCAGGGCGCCCGCGGCGAAGCAGGCATACATCCTGCCTTCCAGCTCTCGCAGCGAATCGATTTCGTGCGCCCGCATCGCGTACTGCAGGGTCGCGCGGCCGGGGATCACGTTGACCGCCTGCCCGCCGCTGGTGACGATCCCGTGCACCAGCTGCCCCGGCGCCAGTTGCTGGCGCAGCACGCCGATCGCGACCTGCGCAACGGTGATGGCGTCGGCCGCGTTGATGCCCAGATGCGGGGCGACGGCGGCATGCGATTCCTTGCCGCTGTAGTCGACGACCACCTCGGACAGGGCCAGAGAACGGGCGGCGGCGATGTCGGCGGGCCCGGGATGCAGCATCACCGCGGCCGCGACGTCGTCGAAGGTGCCGGCCTGAAGCAGTAGCGCCTTGCCGCCGCCGGCCTCCTCGGCGGGAGTGCCGACCAGGGCCACGGTCAGGCCGAGCTCGTCGGCCACCTCGGCCAGCGCCAGCGCGGTTCCGACCGCCGACGCCGCGATGATGTTGTGCCCACACGCGTGCCCGATCTCGGGCAGGGCGTCGTACTCGGCACAGATCCCGACCACCAGCGGTCCGCTGCCGAAGTCGGCGCGGAAGGCGGTGTCCAGGCCGCCGGCGCCTCCGGTGACCTCGAAGCCCCGTTCGGCGACCAGTGCCTGCGTCTTGGCGCAGCTAAGGTGCTCGGCGAACGCCAGCTCGGGTTCGGCATGGATTGCGTGCGAGAGCTCGACAAGATCGCCCCCACGACGCCGCACCGCGTCCTCGACGCAGTCCAATGCGGTGTTGGTGGGCATCCTCGCAGTATCTCATCGACCGACGCCGCGACGGACCGCCCCGGCCAGCGCTATACCCGTCCGGCGATGAAGCTGGCCGCCTGGCCGGGGTAGGGCGGTATCGAGTAGTCGTGATGCGCGTCGCGGTCGCGACCGCCGACCACGCAGACCGGATCGCCCGGGCTGCACTCGTCGATGGCGCGGCCGGCGAACTGCCCGGCCGTCGACAGCGGGGTGTTGAACCGATTGCCGGGATTGCCGAACACCGCGACCGCCCTGATCTTGCTGGCCAGCGCGGGGTCCAGCGCCGGGGCCGACCCGAATTCACCGATGGTGTTGCCCAGCGGCGGCACCCCGGCCAGCATCGAGACCGCGGCCGCGCCCTGCGAGAAGCCGCCGAGGATCAGGTGGGTGGCGGGGCACTGGTCGGTCATCGCGGCAATGTGGTCACGGGCGTCGTTGGCGCCGTCGCCGGTCTGCAGGAAGTTGTAGCTGGCCGGGTAGTTCACCGCGTAATTGTCGAAGTTGCGGCCGCCCATGGTGGGCTGCAGCGCAGCGAACAACGCATCACCCACCACGCCCAGGCCGGGCGGCTCGTTGGTACCGCGGGCGAAAATCAGCTGGACGTCCGGGCAATCCGCTTTCGCCCTCGGGGCCGGACCACTGACGAGCGCGGCCACCGAGACCGCGACAGCAACAAGCACGCCGACTACCGGGCGCCTACCAAAACTCATGCGGCAGATCCTCACATATATAGCGAAGCTAAGCTCGCGAAGTGTGACCGACGTTGCATCCGAGACTCTTAAACTCGCGCGACGCGCGGCAAATTCCATCCGCGAGCAAACCGGGGTCGACGAGCACGACATCGCCATCGTTCTCGGCTCGGGGTGGTCGCCGGCGCTGGCCGAGCTGGGCTCCCCCGACGTCGTGCTGCCCCAGGCCGAGATTCCCGGCTTCGCACCGCCACGCGCGGCCGGCCATCCCGGCGAGCTGTTGTCGGTGCGCATCGGTGAGCACCGGGTGCTGGTGCTGGCCGGACGCGTGCACGCCTACGAGGGCCACGACCTGAGCCACGTCGTGCACCCGGTTCGGTCGGCCTGCGCGGCCGGGGCCCGCATCGTCGTGCTGACCAACGCGGCCGGCGGACTGCGCACCGACATGCGGGTCGGCCAGCCGGTGCTGATCAGCGATCACCTGAACCTGACCGCACGTTCGCCGCTGGTCGGCGCGGAGTTCGTGGATCTCACCGATGCCTACACACCGCGACTGCGCCGGCTCGCCCGCGAGGCCGACCCTGAGCTGACCGAAGGCGTCTACGCCGGCCTGCCTGGGCCGCACTATGAGACACCGGCCGAGATCCGGATGCTGCGGACGCTGGGCGCCGACCTGGTCGGCATGTCGACGGTGCACGAAACGATCGCGGCCCGCGCAGCCGGCGCCGAGGTACTCGGCATTTCACTGGTGACCAACCTGGCGGCCGGTATCACCGGCGACCCGCTGAGCCATGCCGACGTGGTGGCCGCCGGGGCCGCATCGGCATCGCGGATCGGTGCGCTGCTTGCCCTGATCATCAACCGGATCTAGTAGTGACGCCGCCACTTCGGTTCGGCACGGCGGGCTTGCGCGGCCCGGTGCGCGACGGCCCGGACGCCATGAACGTCGCGGTGGTGTCGCGTGCCACCTGGGCAGTGGCGCGGGTGCTGACGGATCGCGGCCTGGGCGGTGCGCGGGTGATCGTCGGGCGTGACGCGCGGTACGGCTCGGCGATCTTCGCCACTGTGACCGCGGAAGTATTTGCCGCCGAGGGCTTTTCGGTGCTGCTATTGCCGGGAGTGGTGCCGACGCCGGTGGTCGCCTACGCGGTGCGGCACACCGATGCCGCCGCCGGAATCCAGATCACGGCGTCGCACAATCCGCCGGCCGACAACGGCTACAAGGTGTACTTCGACGGGGGCATCCAGATCATTTCCCCCACCGACACCGAGATCGAAACCGCAATGGCCACAGCGCCTTCCGTCGACCGGATCGCCCGTACACCGGTGGCGCCCGCGGATACCGACCTGGTCGCCCGCTACATCGAACGCGCGGCCGGGGTGCGGCGCGCCACCGGTTCGGTGCGGGTGGCCCTGACTCCGTTGCACGGGGTCGGCGGCGCGGTGGCCGTCGAGACGCTGCATCGCGCCGGCTTCGGCCAGGTGCACACCGTCGGCGCCCAGCACGCGCCGGACCCCGACTTCCCCACCGTCGCGTTCCCAAACCCCGAGGAGCCCGGTGCGGCCGATGCCCTGCTCGCGCTGGCCGCCGACATCGACGCCGACGTCGCGATCGCCCTGGACCCCGACGCCGACCGGTGCGCGGTGGGCATCCCCGGCGCGACCGGATGGCGAATGCTGTCCGGCGACGAAACCGGTTGGCTGCTAGGTGATTACATCCTGTCTCACGAACGATCGGACAACGCGGTGGTCGCCAGCACCATCGTGTCCTCCCGGATGCTGGCAAGCATCGCCGCCCACCACGGCGCCGCGCACGTCGAGACACTCACCGGGTTCAAATGGCTGGCGCGCGCCGATTCACAGGTGCCCGGCGGCC
This window encodes:
- a CDS encoding amidohydrolase; translation: MSLIDAAESWLAAHDDDLVEWRRHIHRYPELGRQEYAATQFVAERLADAGLNPKVLPGGTGLTCDFGPDNGPRIALRADMDALPMAERTDAPYASTMPNVAHACGHDAHTAILLGAAQALASVPELPVGVRLIFQAAEELMPGGAIDAIAAGALSGVSRIFALHCDPRLEVGKVAIRQGPITSAADHVHITLYSAGGHTSRPHLTSDLVYGLGTLITGVPGVLSRRLDPRNGTVLVWGAVNAGVAANAIPQNGQLSGTVRTASRHTWLELEEIIRQAVDALLLPLGIEHTIQYRRGVPPVVNEEVSTRILTHAIEAVGPDVLADTRQSGGGEDFSWYLEEIPGAMARLGVWPGEGPQLDLHQPNFDLDERALGVGMRVMVNIVEQSAGFSEA
- a CDS encoding M20 family metallopeptidase; translated protein: MPTNTALDCVEDAVRRRGGDLVELSHAIHAEPELAFAEHLSCAKTQALVAERGFEVTGGAGGLDTAFRADFGSGPLVVGICAEYDALPEIGHACGHNIIAASAVGTALALAEVADELGLTVALVGTPAEEAGGGKALLLQAGTFDDVAAAVMLHPGPADIAAARSLALSEVVVDYSGKESHAAVAPHLGINAADAITVAQVAIGVLRQQLAPGQLVHGIVTSGGQAVNVIPGRATLQYAMRAHEIDSLRELEGRMYACFAAGALATGCQYEIDTPSPAYAELRPDRWLADICREEMRRLGREPVAPAFEAALPMGSTDMGNVTQVLPGIHPIIGVEAGGATVHQRAFTAAAGGPSGDRAVLDGAVMLARTVVHLAQDRAERDRVMAELERRGAR
- a CDS encoding cutinase family protein, whose amino-acid sequence is MSFGRRPVVGVLVAVAVSVAALVSGPAPRAKADCPDVQLIFARGTNEPPGLGVVGDALFAALQPTMGGRNFDNYAVNYPASYNFLQTGDGANDARDHIAAMTDQCPATHLILGGFSQGAAAVSMLAGVPPLGNTIGEFGSAPALDPALASKIRAVAVFGNPGNRFNTPLSTAGQFAGRAIDECSPGDPVCVVGGRDRDAHHDYSIPPYPGQAASFIAGRV
- a CDS encoding purine-nucleoside phosphorylase; amino-acid sequence: MTDVASETLKLARRAANSIREQTGVDEHDIAIVLGSGWSPALAELGSPDVVLPQAEIPGFAPPRAAGHPGELLSVRIGEHRVLVLAGRVHAYEGHDLSHVVHPVRSACAAGARIVVLTNAAGGLRTDMRVGQPVLISDHLNLTARSPLVGAEFVDLTDAYTPRLRRLAREADPELTEGVYAGLPGPHYETPAEIRMLRTLGADLVGMSTVHETIAARAAGAEVLGISLVTNLAAGITGDPLSHADVVAAGAASASRIGALLALIINRI